A stretch of the Macaca mulatta isolate MMU2019108-1 chromosome 16, T2T-MMU8v2.0, whole genome shotgun sequence genome encodes the following:
- the ALOX15B gene encoding polyunsaturated fatty acid lipoxygenase ALOX15B isoform X2 yields the protein MADFRVRVSTGRAFGAGTWDKVSVSIVGTQEESPPLPLDNLGKEFTAGAEEDFQVTLPKDVGQVLLLRVHKAPPALPLLGPLAPDAWFCRWFQLTPPRGGPLLFPCYQWLEGAGSLVLQEGTAKVSRADHHPLLQQQRQEELQARQEMYQWKAYNPGWPHCLDKRTVKDLDLNIKYSTAKNANFYLQAGSAFAEMKIKGLLDRKGLWRSLNEMKRIFNFRKTPAAEHAFEHWQEDAFFASQFLNGLNPVLIRRCHYLPKNFPVTDAMVASVLGPGTSLQAELEKGSLFLVDHGILSGIHTNVINGKPQFSAAPMTLLYQSPGCGPLLPLAIQLSQSPGPHSPIFLPTDDKWDWLLAKTWVRNAEFSFHEALTHLLHSHLLPEVFTLATLRQLPHCHPLFKSTGVGIEGFSELIQRNMKQLNYSLLCLPEDIRTRGVEDIPGYYYRDDGMQIWGAVERFVSEIIGIYYPNDESVQDDRELQAWVREIFSKGFLNQGSSGIPSSLETREALVQYVTMVIFNCSAKHAAVSAGQFDACAWMPNLPPSMQLPPPTSKGLATREGFIATLPPVNATCDVILALWLLSKEPGDRRPLGTYPDEHFTEEAPRRSIAAFQSHLAQISGAIQERNRGLVLPYTYLDPPLIENSVSI from the exons ATGGCCGATTTCAGGGTCAGGGTGTCCACCGGGAGGGCCTTCGGGGCTGGCACATGGGACAAAGTGTCTGTCAGCATCGTGGGGACCCAGGAAGAGAGCCCCCCACTGCCCCTGGACAATCTCGGCAAGGAGTTCACTGCGGGCGCT GAGGAGGACTTCCAGGTGACGCTCCCGAAGGACGTGGGCCAAGTGCTGCTGCTGCGCGTGCACAAGGCGCCCCCAGCGCTGCCCCTGCTCGGGCCCCTGGCCCCGGACGCCTGGTTCTGCCGCTGGTTCCAGCTGACACCGCCGCGGGGCggccccctcctcttcccctgcTACCAGTGGCTGGAGGGGGCGGGGAGCCTGGTGCTACAGGAGGGGACAG CCAAGGTGTCCAGGGCAGACCACCACCCCCTGCTCCAGCAACAGCGCCAGGAGGAGCTGCAGGCCCGGCAGGAGATGTACCA GTGGAAGGCTTACaacccaggctggcctcattgCCTGGATAAAAGGACAGTGAAAGACTTGGACCTCAATATCAAATACTCCACAGCCAAGAATGCTAACTTTTATCTACAGGCTGGCTCTGC GTTTGCAGAGATGAAAATCAAGGGGTTGCTGGACCGCAAGGGGCTCTGGAGGAGTCTGAATGAGATGAAAAGGATCTTCAACTTCCGGAAGACGCCAGCAGCTG aGCACGCATTTGAGCACTGGCAGGAGGATGCCTTCTTCGCCTCCCAGTTCCTGAATGGTCTCAACCCTGTCCTGATCCGCCGCTGTCACTACCTCCCAAAGAATTTCCCCGTCACTGATGCCATGGTGGCCTCAGTGTTGGGCCCTGGGACCAGCCTGCAGGCTGAACTAGAG AAGGGCTCCCTGTTCTTGGTGGATCACGGCATCCTCTCCGGCATCCATACCAATGTCATTAATGGGAAGCCCCAGTTCTCTGCGGCCCCAATGACCCTGCTATACCAGAGCCCGGGCTGCGGGCCGCTGCTGCCTCTCGCCATCCAG CTCAGCCAGTCCCCCGGCCCCCACAGCCCCATCTTCCTGCCCACTGACGACAAGTGGGACTGGTTACTGGCCAAGACCTGGGTGCGCAATGCCGAGTTCTCCTTCCATGAGGCCCTCACACACCTGCTGCACTCACACCTGCTGCCTGAGGTCTTCACCCTGGCTACCCTGCGCCAGCTGCCCCACTGCCACCCTCTCTTCAAG TCCACAGGCGTCGGCATCGAGGGCTTCTCTGAGTTGATACAGAGGAACATGAAGCAGCTGAACTATTCTCTCCTGTGTCTGCCTGAGGATATCCGGACCCGAGGAGTTGAAGACATCCCAGGCTACTACTACCGTGATGATGGGATGCAGATCTGGGGTGCAGTGGAACG CTTTGTCTCTGAAATCATCGGTATCTACTACCCAAACGATGAGTCTGTCCAAGATGACAGAGAGCTCCAGGCCTGGGTCAGAGAGATCTTCTCCAAAGGTTTTCTAAACCAGGGGAGCTCAG GTATACCCTCCTCACTGGAGACCCGGGAAGCCCTGGTGCAGTATGTCACCATGGTGATATTCAACTGCTCAGCCAAGCATGCGGCCGTCAGTGCAGGGCAG TTTGACGCCTGTGCTTGGATGCCCAACCTGCCACCCAGCATGCAGCTGCCACCACCCACTTCCAAAGGCCTGGCAACACGTGAGGGCTTCATAGCCACCCTCCCACCCGTCAATGCCACATGTGATGTCATCCTTGCTCTCTGGTTGCTGAGCAAGGAGCCTGGAGACCGA AGGCCCCTGGGCACCTATCCGGATGAGCACTTCACAGAGGAGGCCCCTCGGCGGAGCATCGCTGCCTTCCAGAGCCACCTGGCCCAGATCTCGGGGGCCATCCAGGAGCGGAACCGGGGCCTGGTGCTGCCCTACACCTACCTAGACCCTCCCCTCATCGAGAACAGCGTCTCCATCTAA
- the ALOX15B gene encoding polyunsaturated fatty acid lipoxygenase ALOX15B isoform X4 translates to MADFRVRVSTGRAFGAGTWDKVSVSIVGTQEESPPLPLDNLGKEFTAGAEEDFQVTLPKDVGQVLLLRVHKAPPALPLLGPLAPDAWFCRWFQLTPPRGGPLLFPCYQWLEGAGSLVLQEGTAKVSRADHHPLLQQQRQEELQARQEMYQWKAYNPGWPHCLDKRTVKDLDLNIKYSTAKNANFYLQAGSAFAEMKIKGLLDRKGLWRSLNEMKRIFNFRKTPAAEHAFEHWQEDAFFASQFLNGLNPVLIRRCHYLPKNFPVTDAMVASVLGPGTSLQAELEKGSLFLVDHGILSGIHTNVINGKPQFSAAPMTLLYQSPGCGPLLPLAIQLSQSPGPHSPIFLPTDDKWDWLLAKTWVRNAEFSFHEALTHLLHSHLLPEVFTLATLRQLPHCHPLFKSTGVGIEGFSELIQRNMKQLNYSLLCLPEDIRTRGVEDIPGYYYRDDGMQIWGIPSSLETREALVQYVTMVIFNCSAKHAAVSAGQFDACAWMPNLPPSMQLPPPTSKGLATREGFIATLPPVNATCDVILALWLLSKEPGDRRPLGTYPDEHFTEEAPRRSIAAFQSHLAQISGAIQERNRGLVLPYTYLDPPLIENSVSI, encoded by the exons ATGGCCGATTTCAGGGTCAGGGTGTCCACCGGGAGGGCCTTCGGGGCTGGCACATGGGACAAAGTGTCTGTCAGCATCGTGGGGACCCAGGAAGAGAGCCCCCCACTGCCCCTGGACAATCTCGGCAAGGAGTTCACTGCGGGCGCT GAGGAGGACTTCCAGGTGACGCTCCCGAAGGACGTGGGCCAAGTGCTGCTGCTGCGCGTGCACAAGGCGCCCCCAGCGCTGCCCCTGCTCGGGCCCCTGGCCCCGGACGCCTGGTTCTGCCGCTGGTTCCAGCTGACACCGCCGCGGGGCggccccctcctcttcccctgcTACCAGTGGCTGGAGGGGGCGGGGAGCCTGGTGCTACAGGAGGGGACAG CCAAGGTGTCCAGGGCAGACCACCACCCCCTGCTCCAGCAACAGCGCCAGGAGGAGCTGCAGGCCCGGCAGGAGATGTACCA GTGGAAGGCTTACaacccaggctggcctcattgCCTGGATAAAAGGACAGTGAAAGACTTGGACCTCAATATCAAATACTCCACAGCCAAGAATGCTAACTTTTATCTACAGGCTGGCTCTGC GTTTGCAGAGATGAAAATCAAGGGGTTGCTGGACCGCAAGGGGCTCTGGAGGAGTCTGAATGAGATGAAAAGGATCTTCAACTTCCGGAAGACGCCAGCAGCTG aGCACGCATTTGAGCACTGGCAGGAGGATGCCTTCTTCGCCTCCCAGTTCCTGAATGGTCTCAACCCTGTCCTGATCCGCCGCTGTCACTACCTCCCAAAGAATTTCCCCGTCACTGATGCCATGGTGGCCTCAGTGTTGGGCCCTGGGACCAGCCTGCAGGCTGAACTAGAG AAGGGCTCCCTGTTCTTGGTGGATCACGGCATCCTCTCCGGCATCCATACCAATGTCATTAATGGGAAGCCCCAGTTCTCTGCGGCCCCAATGACCCTGCTATACCAGAGCCCGGGCTGCGGGCCGCTGCTGCCTCTCGCCATCCAG CTCAGCCAGTCCCCCGGCCCCCACAGCCCCATCTTCCTGCCCACTGACGACAAGTGGGACTGGTTACTGGCCAAGACCTGGGTGCGCAATGCCGAGTTCTCCTTCCATGAGGCCCTCACACACCTGCTGCACTCACACCTGCTGCCTGAGGTCTTCACCCTGGCTACCCTGCGCCAGCTGCCCCACTGCCACCCTCTCTTCAAG TCCACAGGCGTCGGCATCGAGGGCTTCTCTGAGTTGATACAGAGGAACATGAAGCAGCTGAACTATTCTCTCCTGTGTCTGCCTGAGGATATCCGGACCCGAGGAGTTGAAGACATCCCAGGCTACTACTACCGTGATGATGGGATGCAGATCTGGG GTATACCCTCCTCACTGGAGACCCGGGAAGCCCTGGTGCAGTATGTCACCATGGTGATATTCAACTGCTCAGCCAAGCATGCGGCCGTCAGTGCAGGGCAG TTTGACGCCTGTGCTTGGATGCCCAACCTGCCACCCAGCATGCAGCTGCCACCACCCACTTCCAAAGGCCTGGCAACACGTGAGGGCTTCATAGCCACCCTCCCACCCGTCAATGCCACATGTGATGTCATCCTTGCTCTCTGGTTGCTGAGCAAGGAGCCTGGAGACCGA AGGCCCCTGGGCACCTATCCGGATGAGCACTTCACAGAGGAGGCCCCTCGGCGGAGCATCGCTGCCTTCCAGAGCCACCTGGCCCAGATCTCGGGGGCCATCCAGGAGCGGAACCGGGGCCTGGTGCTGCCCTACACCTACCTAGACCCTCCCCTCATCGAGAACAGCGTCTCCATCTAA
- the ALOX15B gene encoding polyunsaturated fatty acid lipoxygenase ALOX15B isoform X1: MADFRVRVSTGRAFGAGTWDKVSVSIVGTQEESPPLPLDNLGKEFTAGAEEDFQVTLPKDVGQVLLLRVHKAPPALPLLGPLAPDAWFCRWFQLTPPRGGPLLFPCYQWLEGAGSLVLQEGTAKVSRADHHPLLQQQRQEELQARQEMYQWKAYNPGWPHCLDKRTVKDLDLNIKYSTAKNANFYLQAGSAFAEMKIKGLLDRKGLWRSLNEMKRIFNFRKTPAAEHAFEHWQEDAFFASQFLNGLNPVLIRRCHYLPKNFPVTDAMVASVLGPGTSLQAELEKGSLFLVDHGILSGIHTNVINGKPQFSAAPMTLLYQSPGCGPLLPLAIQLSQSPGPHSPIFLPTDDKWDWLLAKTWVRNAEFSFHEALTHLLHSHLLPEVFTLATLRQLPHCHPLFKLLIPHTRYTLHINMLARELLIVPGQVVDRSTGVGIEGFSELIQRNMKQLNYSLLCLPEDIRTRGVEDIPGYYYRDDGMQIWGAVERFVSEIIGIYYPNDESVQDDRELQAWVREIFSKGFLNQGSSGIPSSLETREALVQYVTMVIFNCSAKHAAVSAGQFDACAWMPNLPPSMQLPPPTSKGLATREGFIATLPPVNATCDVILALWLLSKEPGDRRPLGTYPDEHFTEEAPRRSIAAFQSHLAQISGAIQERNRGLVLPYTYLDPPLIENSVSI, from the exons ATGGCCGATTTCAGGGTCAGGGTGTCCACCGGGAGGGCCTTCGGGGCTGGCACATGGGACAAAGTGTCTGTCAGCATCGTGGGGACCCAGGAAGAGAGCCCCCCACTGCCCCTGGACAATCTCGGCAAGGAGTTCACTGCGGGCGCT GAGGAGGACTTCCAGGTGACGCTCCCGAAGGACGTGGGCCAAGTGCTGCTGCTGCGCGTGCACAAGGCGCCCCCAGCGCTGCCCCTGCTCGGGCCCCTGGCCCCGGACGCCTGGTTCTGCCGCTGGTTCCAGCTGACACCGCCGCGGGGCggccccctcctcttcccctgcTACCAGTGGCTGGAGGGGGCGGGGAGCCTGGTGCTACAGGAGGGGACAG CCAAGGTGTCCAGGGCAGACCACCACCCCCTGCTCCAGCAACAGCGCCAGGAGGAGCTGCAGGCCCGGCAGGAGATGTACCA GTGGAAGGCTTACaacccaggctggcctcattgCCTGGATAAAAGGACAGTGAAAGACTTGGACCTCAATATCAAATACTCCACAGCCAAGAATGCTAACTTTTATCTACAGGCTGGCTCTGC GTTTGCAGAGATGAAAATCAAGGGGTTGCTGGACCGCAAGGGGCTCTGGAGGAGTCTGAATGAGATGAAAAGGATCTTCAACTTCCGGAAGACGCCAGCAGCTG aGCACGCATTTGAGCACTGGCAGGAGGATGCCTTCTTCGCCTCCCAGTTCCTGAATGGTCTCAACCCTGTCCTGATCCGCCGCTGTCACTACCTCCCAAAGAATTTCCCCGTCACTGATGCCATGGTGGCCTCAGTGTTGGGCCCTGGGACCAGCCTGCAGGCTGAACTAGAG AAGGGCTCCCTGTTCTTGGTGGATCACGGCATCCTCTCCGGCATCCATACCAATGTCATTAATGGGAAGCCCCAGTTCTCTGCGGCCCCAATGACCCTGCTATACCAGAGCCCGGGCTGCGGGCCGCTGCTGCCTCTCGCCATCCAG CTCAGCCAGTCCCCCGGCCCCCACAGCCCCATCTTCCTGCCCACTGACGACAAGTGGGACTGGTTACTGGCCAAGACCTGGGTGCGCAATGCCGAGTTCTCCTTCCATGAGGCCCTCACACACCTGCTGCACTCACACCTGCTGCCTGAGGTCTTCACCCTGGCTACCCTGCGCCAGCTGCCCCACTGCCACCCTCTCTTCAAG CTGCTGATCCCGCACACCCGGTACACGCTGCACATCAACATGCTCGCCCGGGAGCTGCTAATCGTGCCGGGCCAGGTGGTGGACAGG TCCACAGGCGTCGGCATCGAGGGCTTCTCTGAGTTGATACAGAGGAACATGAAGCAGCTGAACTATTCTCTCCTGTGTCTGCCTGAGGATATCCGGACCCGAGGAGTTGAAGACATCCCAGGCTACTACTACCGTGATGATGGGATGCAGATCTGGGGTGCAGTGGAACG CTTTGTCTCTGAAATCATCGGTATCTACTACCCAAACGATGAGTCTGTCCAAGATGACAGAGAGCTCCAGGCCTGGGTCAGAGAGATCTTCTCCAAAGGTTTTCTAAACCAGGGGAGCTCAG GTATACCCTCCTCACTGGAGACCCGGGAAGCCCTGGTGCAGTATGTCACCATGGTGATATTCAACTGCTCAGCCAAGCATGCGGCCGTCAGTGCAGGGCAG TTTGACGCCTGTGCTTGGATGCCCAACCTGCCACCCAGCATGCAGCTGCCACCACCCACTTCCAAAGGCCTGGCAACACGTGAGGGCTTCATAGCCACCCTCCCACCCGTCAATGCCACATGTGATGTCATCCTTGCTCTCTGGTTGCTGAGCAAGGAGCCTGGAGACCGA AGGCCCCTGGGCACCTATCCGGATGAGCACTTCACAGAGGAGGCCCCTCGGCGGAGCATCGCTGCCTTCCAGAGCCACCTGGCCCAGATCTCGGGGGCCATCCAGGAGCGGAACCGGGGCCTGGTGCTGCCCTACACCTACCTAGACCCTCCCCTCATCGAGAACAGCGTCTCCATCTAA
- the ALOX15B gene encoding polyunsaturated fatty acid lipoxygenase ALOX15B isoform X3, translating to MADFRVRVSTGRAFGAGTWDKVSVSIVGTQEESPPLPLDNLGKEFTAGAEEDFQVTLPKDVGQVLLLRVHKAPPALPLLGPLAPDAWFCRWFQLTPPRGGPLLFPCYQWLEGAGSLVLQEGTAKVSRADHHPLLQQQRQEELQARQEMYQFAEMKIKGLLDRKGLWRSLNEMKRIFNFRKTPAAEHAFEHWQEDAFFASQFLNGLNPVLIRRCHYLPKNFPVTDAMVASVLGPGTSLQAELEKGSLFLVDHGILSGIHTNVINGKPQFSAAPMTLLYQSPGCGPLLPLAIQLSQSPGPHSPIFLPTDDKWDWLLAKTWVRNAEFSFHEALTHLLHSHLLPEVFTLATLRQLPHCHPLFKLLIPHTRYTLHINMLARELLIVPGQVVDRSTGVGIEGFSELIQRNMKQLNYSLLCLPEDIRTRGVEDIPGYYYRDDGMQIWGAVERFVSEIIGIYYPNDESVQDDRELQAWVREIFSKGFLNQGSSGIPSSLETREALVQYVTMVIFNCSAKHAAVSAGQFDACAWMPNLPPSMQLPPPTSKGLATREGFIATLPPVNATCDVILALWLLSKEPGDRRPLGTYPDEHFTEEAPRRSIAAFQSHLAQISGAIQERNRGLVLPYTYLDPPLIENSVSI from the exons ATGGCCGATTTCAGGGTCAGGGTGTCCACCGGGAGGGCCTTCGGGGCTGGCACATGGGACAAAGTGTCTGTCAGCATCGTGGGGACCCAGGAAGAGAGCCCCCCACTGCCCCTGGACAATCTCGGCAAGGAGTTCACTGCGGGCGCT GAGGAGGACTTCCAGGTGACGCTCCCGAAGGACGTGGGCCAAGTGCTGCTGCTGCGCGTGCACAAGGCGCCCCCAGCGCTGCCCCTGCTCGGGCCCCTGGCCCCGGACGCCTGGTTCTGCCGCTGGTTCCAGCTGACACCGCCGCGGGGCggccccctcctcttcccctgcTACCAGTGGCTGGAGGGGGCGGGGAGCCTGGTGCTACAGGAGGGGACAG CCAAGGTGTCCAGGGCAGACCACCACCCCCTGCTCCAGCAACAGCGCCAGGAGGAGCTGCAGGCCCGGCAGGAGATGTACCA GTTTGCAGAGATGAAAATCAAGGGGTTGCTGGACCGCAAGGGGCTCTGGAGGAGTCTGAATGAGATGAAAAGGATCTTCAACTTCCGGAAGACGCCAGCAGCTG aGCACGCATTTGAGCACTGGCAGGAGGATGCCTTCTTCGCCTCCCAGTTCCTGAATGGTCTCAACCCTGTCCTGATCCGCCGCTGTCACTACCTCCCAAAGAATTTCCCCGTCACTGATGCCATGGTGGCCTCAGTGTTGGGCCCTGGGACCAGCCTGCAGGCTGAACTAGAG AAGGGCTCCCTGTTCTTGGTGGATCACGGCATCCTCTCCGGCATCCATACCAATGTCATTAATGGGAAGCCCCAGTTCTCTGCGGCCCCAATGACCCTGCTATACCAGAGCCCGGGCTGCGGGCCGCTGCTGCCTCTCGCCATCCAG CTCAGCCAGTCCCCCGGCCCCCACAGCCCCATCTTCCTGCCCACTGACGACAAGTGGGACTGGTTACTGGCCAAGACCTGGGTGCGCAATGCCGAGTTCTCCTTCCATGAGGCCCTCACACACCTGCTGCACTCACACCTGCTGCCTGAGGTCTTCACCCTGGCTACCCTGCGCCAGCTGCCCCACTGCCACCCTCTCTTCAAG CTGCTGATCCCGCACACCCGGTACACGCTGCACATCAACATGCTCGCCCGGGAGCTGCTAATCGTGCCGGGCCAGGTGGTGGACAGG TCCACAGGCGTCGGCATCGAGGGCTTCTCTGAGTTGATACAGAGGAACATGAAGCAGCTGAACTATTCTCTCCTGTGTCTGCCTGAGGATATCCGGACCCGAGGAGTTGAAGACATCCCAGGCTACTACTACCGTGATGATGGGATGCAGATCTGGGGTGCAGTGGAACG CTTTGTCTCTGAAATCATCGGTATCTACTACCCAAACGATGAGTCTGTCCAAGATGACAGAGAGCTCCAGGCCTGGGTCAGAGAGATCTTCTCCAAAGGTTTTCTAAACCAGGGGAGCTCAG GTATACCCTCCTCACTGGAGACCCGGGAAGCCCTGGTGCAGTATGTCACCATGGTGATATTCAACTGCTCAGCCAAGCATGCGGCCGTCAGTGCAGGGCAG TTTGACGCCTGTGCTTGGATGCCCAACCTGCCACCCAGCATGCAGCTGCCACCACCCACTTCCAAAGGCCTGGCAACACGTGAGGGCTTCATAGCCACCCTCCCACCCGTCAATGCCACATGTGATGTCATCCTTGCTCTCTGGTTGCTGAGCAAGGAGCCTGGAGACCGA AGGCCCCTGGGCACCTATCCGGATGAGCACTTCACAGAGGAGGCCCCTCGGCGGAGCATCGCTGCCTTCCAGAGCCACCTGGCCCAGATCTCGGGGGCCATCCAGGAGCGGAACCGGGGCCTGGTGCTGCCCTACACCTACCTAGACCCTCCCCTCATCGAGAACAGCGTCTCCATCTAA